In one window of Enterobacteriaceae endosymbiont of Plateumaris pusilla DNA:
- a CDS encoding class I adenylate cyclase — MKTNFYFCIEKIIKRINILNQLRINRAINSMNYVFKKIYVLLPILLHYNHPLIPGYISDDVPHGIDNFYPNKKYLSLLTINSIFFKKKYSKYNNPITGIYSMGSISSICQNKNSDFDIWVFRKIWLSKKKCLFLKKKFLLLEQWCNLIGVEVNFFLIDENYFLKNNFLVQKSSINTINKNLLLDEFYRTAVCMAGKPIIWNIIPINKEKYYDDYVNFLYKKKILIKNEWLDLGKLKNISINKYLKSILWHFYNKMDLYPYKTILKILLLESYLYEYPNIILLAIDLKKCLHNGNIISFGLDPYCMMLKKITVYLKNIGNFQQLDLVRQCFYIKTNEKLSINKNIYNWKHSIISILVKNWRWNKKKITYLDNVKDKIIKYKILKNFFKNINYFLYKI, encoded by the coding sequence ATGAAAACAAACTTTTATTTTTGTATAGAAAAAATTATAAAACGGATAAATATATTAAATCAATTAAGAATTAATCGAGCTATAAACTCAATGAATTATGTTTTTAAAAAAATATATGTTTTATTACCTATATTATTACATTATAATCATCCGTTAATTCCAGGATATATTTCAGATGATGTTCCCCATGGAATAGATAATTTTTATCCTAATAAGAAATATTTATCTTTATTAACAATTAATAGTATATTTTTTAAAAAAAAATATTCCAAATATAATAATCCTATTACAGGAATATATTCTATGGGTAGTATATCATCTATTTGTCAAAATAAAAATTCTGATTTTGACATTTGGGTATTTCGAAAAATATGGTTAAGTAAAAAAAAATGTTTGTTTTTAAAAAAAAAATTTCTTCTTTTAGAACAATGGTGTAATTTGATAGGAGTAGAAGTTAATTTTTTTTTAATAGATGAAAATTATTTTCTTAAAAATAATTTTTTAGTACAGAAATCATCTATTAATACAATTAATAAAAATTTATTATTAGATGAATTTTATAGAACAGCTGTATGTATGGCTGGTAAACCTATAATATGGAATATTATTCCAATCAATAAAGAAAAATATTATGATGATTATGTCAATTTTTTATATAAAAAAAAAATACTCATAAAAAATGAATGGTTAGATTTAGGAAAATTAAAAAATATTTCTATTAATAAATATTTAAAATCTATTTTATGGCATTTTTATAATAAAATGGATTTATATCCATATAAAACAATATTAAAAATTTTATTATTAGAAAGTTATTTATATGAATATCCTAATATAATATTATTAGCTATTGATTTAAAAAAATGCTTACATAATGGTAATATTATTTCATTTGGACTAGATCCATATTGTATGATGTTAAAAAAAATTACAGTTTATTTAAAAAATATAGGTAATTTTCAACAATTAGATTTAGTAAGACAATGTTTTTATATTAAAACAAATGAAAAATTGTCAATAAATAAAAATATTTATAATTGGAAACATTCTATAATAAGCATTTTAGTAAAAAATTGGAGATGGAATAAAAAAAAAATAACATATTTAGATAATGTTAAAGATAAAATTATTAAATATAAAATATTAAAAAATTTTTTTAAAAATATTAATTATTTTTTATATAAAATTTAA